In Papaver somniferum cultivar HN1 chromosome 1, ASM357369v1, whole genome shotgun sequence, a genomic segment contains:
- the LOC113334952 gene encoding classical arabinogalactan protein 4-like, with translation MKMSAVFAIVMIMGLLSTSSRAQAPAATPTVAPVPIASPPTVAAPVPAVSSPAPSVAPVTSPTVSPTSAPTPSSLAPTPATAKAPAAAGPGTTPASAPAADAPSSSAHRFVAVGSAFVGIFVASVFLF, from the coding sequence ATGAAGATGTCTGCAGTATTCGCAATTGTCATGATAATGGGTTTATTATCAACTTCATCAAGAGCTCAAGCTCCAGCAGCAACACCAACAGTTGCACCTGTTCCAATTGCTTCACCACCAACAGTAGCTGCACCTGTACCAGCAGTTTCATCACCAGCACCTTCAGTAGCACCAGTTACATCACCTACCGTTTCACCAACATCAGCCCCTACTCCGTCTTCATTAGCTCCAACACCTGCCACTGCCAAGGCTCCAGCTGCTGCTGGCCCTGGTACCACCCCTGCTTCAGCTCCAGCTGCTGATGCACCATCATCGAGTGCACACAGATTTGTTGCTGTTGGATCTgcttttgttggtatatttgttGCTTCAGTTTTCTTATTCTAA
- the LOC113357304 gene encoding uncharacterized protein LOC113357304, which produces MVKTRKITRTIQEEETIMDDSTAPRTSEDDSRISRRKSKRKKSKKVETPKSKKKGKVVPKSVRKLYRSGFTALHSLVARMKASKYTLSEATLEKIAESSYGQMFLMFWHTKYSESHWEKLEAAVKKYLKCYKRGRVKNELTFEFVRRGETHIITSTPEKMGVMFGMLRMAGRRTDDTFLMVGGGWRQKPFYIRHFGDSNTVTRPMLQDAILKLLKRTGIKNCKSEGGEDSDDDNDEQVTDKTEQTIEDMVKLLCLFMCITLFFTTKDAHKLKEKYFGLVDDLEKSKNVSWPDLIHSFLEKKINQNYNTPEDITGCVVYLLLLYAEHTHLVKPVTLPDDRYLPRAARWNIKEISVEFLKDMEASQYTFSKEFKDEYTMYEKEMLNEIAQRLPVEEVPLTVDWQEKFEDLEVKNEDLRLTIAEKWCELQSRKEDGLPIDVSILEELLNDIYHRAYPPPQPNSGEEESSSSSEEGHDDLDDTVPSATTPLVTEDEQEIPDDTQEKLNEQGNATPTMLVMGGSEENLTQFDIEVSQFKIWARSDLERKTEKAELQQTAATQVLGNIEVEIGSLRDRQGASLEEMLPNMQFMPLVCELPSLKELRTVPMEKLIDLAIHGKGIYTDEYSKYLQAEIMGDPYPSLGILSLEYPSTGSLPSLEKMESSQIFDKFYAKDLDPPSQVSRPTFDLGLGPSDQNGEEVQQPAIDLGAPDPPQIHLAAAPSHNEAPAARGASDQSQTDPSDEQAQIDTAPTLYEASAIVLPAAEKARLKADLQQPEQEGIRKPWDPIPFIEVERKKKMKNDRKQQPTKKLESLKYPVLDAEKAEEARLKKNMSAEKAKAYAETLQLLSELQKDNEPGVSQTSEEDDVTLAKRLEDRLATKSNEVKPIAKSTTSVMDKEKKKPTISAKEKKLTPKITYTPQKPLTRSHPQKRVDPEFASGKGLSGHKRRKTKSRTENPVGKDCPTEKVQKKDSENVRKRKAKGDPNLQELTKKVKNARKLLSLRKYPFYKDLSSQQRALLSPFFDKATSINSAWKAPAVIGHHILSAETFEDLLHNRALEGDLINYWQYQLKKAYHNEQPVNGQRKYIPVLHIDPTGWFYLSDPVHQVAANTAVFLPIRNMEEGTRKIIIPMSHQNVHWTLLVYECEKGEFFHYNTWEAVSKNECLDNANLMAEYCLLAINERLSSLRLPLVSRVKMISYPTPQQGDYPDCAIYIMHIMKKVAKEEVIDGVRMSLGDPEELKDKIHKKRISLACKILSATSPPEESWNIHAPKGF; this is translated from the exons ATggttaaaacaagaaaaatcacaagaacaatccaagaagaagaaacaataatggATGATAGCACTGCTCCTAGAACATCAGAAGACGATTCAAGAATTTCAAGacgaaaatcaaagagaaaaaagAGTAAAAAGGTTGAAACACCGAAATCGAAGAAAAAAG GTAAGGTTGTGCCAAAATCTGTTAGGAAGTTGTATAGGTCTGGTTTCACAGCATTACATAGCCTGGTTGCCAGAATGAAG GCGAGTAAATATACTTTGAGTGAAGCCACATTGGAAAAGATAGCCGAATCTTCTTATGGACAGATGTTTTTGATGTTCTGGCACACTAAGTACTCAGAAAGTCATTGGGAAAAGTTGGAAGCTGCAGTGAAAAAGTACTTGAAGTGTTACAAAAGGGGTCGAGTCAAGAATGAGCTCACATTTGAGTTTGTTAGAAGAGGTGAAACACACATTATCACGTCGACACCAGAAAAAATGGGTGTAATGTTTGGAATGCTAAGAATGGCAGGAAGAAGAACTGATGACACCTTTttgatggtaggtggtggatggaGGCAGAAACCATTCTACATTAGACACTTTGGTGATAGCAACACGGTTACAAGACCAATGCTACAAGATGCCATCTTGAAACTGCTCAAGCGTACTGGTATCAAGAATTGTAAATCTGAAGGTGGCGAAGACAGTGATGATGACaatgatgaacaagtaaccgata aaactgaacaaacaattgaagatatGGTTAAGCTATTATGCCTGTTTATGTGTATTACTTTGTTTTTTACAACAAAAGATGCTCATAAACTCAAAGAAAAGTACTTTGGTTTAGTTGATGATCTTGAGAAGTCAAAGAATGTATCTTGGCCTGACCTGATACATAGtttcttagagaagaaaatcaatcagAACTACAACACTCCCGAGGACATCACTGGTTGTGTCGTCTATTTGTTG TTGTTGTATGCGGAGCATACTCACTTGGTGAAACCAGTGACGTTACCAGATGATCGATACCTTCCAAGAGCGGCAAGGTGGAacatcaaagaaatatctgttgagtttCTAAAGGATATGGAGGCTTCGCAATACACA TTCTCTAAagaatttaaggatgaatatactatgtatgaaaaagaaatgttgaatgaaATTGCTCAAAGGCTTCCAGTTGAAGAAGTGCCATTGACAGTAGATTGGCAAGAAAAATTCGAGGATTTGGAAGTAAAGAATGAAGATTTGAGGCTGACAATTGCAGAAAAATGGTGTGAATTACAGAGCAGGAAAGAGGACGGACTCCCCATTGATGTGAGTATCCTAGAAGAGCTTTTGAATGATATATATCACAGAGCTTACCCACCTCCACAACCAAACTCGGGAGAAGAAGAATCTAGCAGTAGCTCTGAAGAAGGGCATGATGATTTGGATGACACCGTTCCATCAGCAACTACTCCTTTGGTAACAGAGGATGAACAGGAAATTCCAGATGATACCCAAGAAAAGTTGAATGAACAGGGAAATGCTACTCCAACAATGCTTGTTATGGGGGGCTCTGAAGAAAATCTCACACAGTTCGATATTGAAGTTTCACAGTTTAAAATTTGGGCTAGATCTGATTTGGAGCGAAAG ACTGAAAAGGCTGAACTCCAACAAACAGCAGCGACACAAGTTCTGGGTAATATTGAAGTGGAAATTGGTTCTCTTAGAGATAGACAA GGTGCATCGCTTGAAGAAATGTTGCCGAATATGCAGTTTATGCCTTTGGTTTGTGAGCTGCCGAGTCTCAAAGAACTGCGTACCGTGCCGATGGAGAAACTGATTGACCTGGCCATCCATGGGAAGGGTATTTATACCGATGAGTACTCAAAATATCTACAAGCTGAAATTATGGGAGATCCTTATCCATCCTTAGGAATTCTTAGTCTGGAGTACCCGTCGACTGGTAGTTTACCAAGCTTGGAAAAAATGGAATCTTCTCAAATCTTCGACAAATTTTATGCTAAAGATCTGGATCCTCCATCACAAGTTTCAAGACCAACTTTTGACTTGGGTTTAGGACCAAGTGATCAAAATGGAGAAGAGGTGCAGCAGCCTGCAATTGATCTAGGTGCACCTGATCCACCTCAAATCCATCTTGCAGCTGCGCCTTCGCATAATGAAGCTCCAGCTGCTAGAGGAGCATCAGATCAATCTCAAACGGATCCCTCGGATGAGCAAGCTCAAATCGATACTGCACCTACACTTTATGAAGCCTCTGCAATTGTTTTAcctgcagctgaaaaagctcgttTGAAAGCTGATCTTCAGCAACCTGAACAAGAA GGAATAAGGAAACCTTGGGATCCCATTCCATTCATTGaagtagaaaggaagaagaaaatgaagaatgacAGAAAGCAACAGCCTACTAAAAAATTAGAGAGTCTT AAGTATCCAGTTTTAGATGCTGAAAAGGCAGAGGAAGCTCGGCTAAAGAAGAATATGAGCGCCGAAAAAGCTAAAGCATATGCTGAGACTCTCCAACTTCTTTCTGAGCTACAGAAG GATAACGAACCTGGAGTTAGTCAAACATCAGAGGAAGATGACGTAACACTTGCCAAGAGACTCGAAGATAGGCTGGCTACAAAGAGTAATGAAGTCAAACCAATAGCGAAGTCGACCACGTCAGTCATGGACAAGGAGAAGAAAAAGCCGACTATCTCAGCCAAGGAGAAGAAACTTACTCCAAAAATCACATACACCCCTCAGAAGCCATTAACTCGGAGCCACCCGCAGAAAAGAGTTGATCCTGAGTTTGCTAGTGGCAAAGGACTGTCGGGACATAAAAGGCGAAAAACAAAGTCCAGAACTGAAAACCCAGTTGGAAAAGATTGCCCAACAGAGAAAGTTCAGAAAAAGGATAgcgagaatgtgagaaagagaaaagctaaaggTGATCCAAATCTGCAAGAACTTACTAAAAAAGTGAAGAATGCACGCAAGTTGTTGAGCCTAAGGAAATATCCGTTCTATAAGGATTTGAGTTCACAACAAAGAGcgcttctctctcctttttttgacAAAGCTACCTCAAT CAACAGTGCTTGGAAAGCTCCTGCTGTGATTGGTCATCACATATTATCTGCAGAGACCTTTGAAGATCTGCTACATAACAGGGCTTTAGAGGGAGATCTTATAAATTACTggcaataccaactgaaaaaagcATATCATAATGAGCAACCAGTGAATGGACAGAGAAAGTACATTCCAGTACTCCACATTGATCCAACAGGCTGG ttttATTTAAGTGACCCAGTACATCAAGTAGCAGCAAACACTGCTGTATTCTTACCCATCAGGAATATGGAGGAAGGAACCAGGAAGATTATTATTCCAATGTCACACCAAAACGTGCATTGGACGCTTCTTGTGTATGAATGCGAGAAAGGCGAATTCTTCCACTACAACACTTGGGAAGCTGTATCCAAAAATGAGTGTCTCGATAATGCTAATCTTATGGCAGAATACTGCTTGTTAGCAATTAATGAACGCTTGTCGAGCCTGCGCCTTCCACTTGTAAGCAGAGTAAAGATGATTAGTTACCCAACACCTCAACAGGGAGACTATCCAGATTGTGCAATATATATCATGCACATCATGAAGAAAGTTGCAAAGGAGGAAGTAATTGATGGAGTGCGAATGAGCTTGGGAGACCCAGAAGAACTAAAGGACAAAATACATAAGAAGAGGATCTCTTTAGCATGCAAAATACTCTCAGCAACATCTCCTCCTGAGGAGAGCTGGAATATTCATGctccaaaaggtttttaa